TCTTTCAATTGAAAATAAAAATTGATAAACCCAAGTAATTGATAAAACCTAGCCCCAAAAAAAGACATGGGATCATGAAATATTTAGGATAGTAAGATTTAGGATAGTAAGTCAATTGTAAAGATTTAAATAACCATTATTGTGACTTAATTTCCTCTAAAACTTCTTTTAAGACAATTGCATTGTTTTGATCTGCACCACCAGCTGTGTATACTAATGTTACAGTTTCTTTTTCTTTTTCCAATTCAAGAATCTGGTTTAGAAATTCAGATTTGTCCTTTAACTCTTCTCTGTATTTATCTTTAAATTCTTCCCAGTTTTGAGAATTTTGACTTAACCAGCGACGGAGATCATGACTGGGTGCAATGTCTTTTAGCCATACATCCATTTTTAATCTTTGTTTAGATACTCCACGGGGCCATACTCGATCCACCATGATTCTGTAACCATCCTTTTGTGCTGGGGACTGGTAGGCTTTTTTTATTTTAATCATTTTTTATCACTGATTATAATATGTTTGACATAGTACATTATATTAATGGAAATATTGCTCAAACTCAACTTTTTTGTATATAGTTATATTTCTATTAGTGGGAATAAGCTAGGTAAAAATTAATTAAATGTGTTTATTTGGTTTTATTTTATTAACCCACTACTGTATCAAATTATTAATAAAAAAATCATTTAAATTAAATTAATCAAAAAAAATAGCTGTTGATGACTTTTGAATATGTTAGGTTAGTACATAGGACACTGATAAACACTGATAATTTTTAATCTAAATAATTTAAGTTTTTTAAGGTTTAAAATTTAGTTGAATTTGAATGCTTTGAATCGAGTCAAAACTGATTTTCAAGTCTAATAGAATTCCTTGCTAATTGATGCTAGATGTATTTATTTTGTTAAATAGACGCACTCCCTTCTTAATTTAAGTAGCTCTTTCTTCTTATCTTGGAGGTCTTCCACTTTTTCCAGTATTTGCGGTAACTTACCCTCTATGCATTCCACTGTATCATCCTGATGTATCCAAGTGCAACCATCACAACTCCACACATTCTTTTCTTTGATCCAGTGCCCACCAGTGGAGGGGTCTGCACAGGGATAGAAGGGGCAATAACAAAAAGTGCAGTTTTGGGGATGGCTGTGACAGGGATAGAACTCACATGATGTATTAGAACCTTTGCTACCCTCCCCAGCCAAATATTTATGGTAAAAATCCAGTGCCAGCGGATGAGTTGAATAGGGAATGATATAACCGCGCGGTGTAACCATTTTTCCATTATCCACGTAGGTAAAAGTGTTACCAACAATTACAGTGGTGTTCATATCCACTTCCTCATCTTGAAGATCTTCTAAAGAAACAATTCTAACCATCGAGCCATCTTCACTGGTTTTCACCATTCCCACCGGAGTTTTGGAGTTTCTAATACTTCTTATAATGGTTAAAGCCTCTTTTAATGGTTCAGTTCTTCGTTTGCTGCGAGGGTTGTAGAAAACTATGATAAAATCAGACTCACATGCGGCGCGAACCTTTCTTTTAATCTCAGACAGAGGTGTTAGAATATCACTTAGACTGATGACTGCTAAATCGTGTAAAGGAGCTCCTAAAAGTGCGGCTGAATAGTTAGCTGCAGTTACCCCTGGGATTACCTCAACTTCCAGGTCAGAGTATTTTCCCATTACTTGATAAAGCACGTTGGCCATCCCATAGACACCAGGATCACCACTGCTAATTAAAGCCACCTTAAAACCTTTTTTGGAATATTGAATAGCTAGTTCTGCCCGGTCCACTTCCTGACCCATGCCCCGGGAGATAACTTTCTTCCCATCCAGAAGATCATCTATCTGGCGAGTGTATCCACCATACCCAATTATCACATCAGCCTCTTTCAAAGCTTCAAGCGCCCTTATAGTCATGTCACCTCGACGAGGTCCGATGCCAACTACTTTTATCATTTTTTTCCCATCCACTGGTTTTTGATTTTTATGTGTTGTACAGTATGCGGGTGGAGGTTATCACTATGGTGGCCACATCAATCTGCACCCCGCCTGTTTTAGGCTTGGCTATGGCAGTGGCAGTTAGACTATAAGTTTCATTGGACTTGATCACAATTGGACCTCTGGATGCATTCCCAATTTTTCCACCTGTCTGGGAGTCCTTGTAACCTAAAGCAGTGATATTAACATTT
This sequence is a window from Methanobacteriaceae archaeon. Protein-coding genes within it:
- a CDS encoding DUF488 family protein gives rise to the protein MIKIKKAYQSPAQKDGYRIMVDRVWPRGVSKQRLKMDVWLKDIAPSHDLRRWLSQNSQNWEEFKDKYREELKDKSEFLNQILELEKEKETVTLVYTAGGADQNNAIVLKEVLEEIKSQ
- the cobJ gene encoding precorrin-3B C(17)-methyltransferase, which translates into the protein MIKVVGIGPRRGDMTIRALEALKEADVIIGYGGYTRQIDDLLDGKKVISRGMGQEVDRAELAIQYSKKGFKVALISSGDPGVYGMANVLYQVMGKYSDLEVEVIPGVTAANYSAALLGAPLHDLAVISLSDILTPLSEIKRKVRAACESDFIIVFYNPRSKRRTEPLKEALTIIRSIRNSKTPVGMVKTSEDGSMVRIVSLEDLQDEEVDMNTTVIVGNTFTYVDNGKMVTPRGYIIPYSTHPLALDFYHKYLAGEGSKGSNTSCEFYPCHSHPQNCTFCYCPFYPCADPSTGGHWIKEKNVWSCDGCTWIHQDDTVECIEGKLPQILEKVEDLQDKKKELLKLRRECVYLTK